The bacterium DNA window GCCACAATATCCTGATGATCGGGCCGCCGGGGTCGGGCAAGACCATGCTGGCCCGCCGCTTTCCCACCATCCTGCCCAAGATGTCCCTGGACGAGGCCCTGGAGACCACCAAGATCCACAGCGTGGCCGGCCTGATGCCGCCCCACACCGCCCTGGTGGCCACCCGGCCCTTCCGCTCGCCCCACCACACCATCAGCGACGCCGGCTTGATCGGCGGAGGCGCCCATCCCCGGCCGGGCGAGGTTTCGCTGGCCCATCACGGGGTGTTGTTCCTGGACGAGCTGCCGGAGTTCAACAAGAATGTGCTGGAGGTGATGCGCCAGCCCCTGGAGGACGGGAAGGTCACCATTTCCCGGGCCGCCATGTCGCTGACCTTTCCCGCCTCCTTCATGCTGGCCGCGGCCATGAACCCCTGCCCCTGCGGCTATTACACCGACAGCAGCCACCAGTGCAGCTGCAACCCCCAGTCCATCCAAAAGTACCTGTCCCGGGTCTCGGGGCCTCTTTTAGATCGGATCGACATCCACATCGAGGTTCCGGCGCTTAAGTACCAGGAGCTGTCCCAGAAGGAGCCGGGCGAGCCTTCGGCGGTGATCCAGAAGCGGGTGGACACAGCCCGGCAGATGCAGCTGGAAAGGTACCAGGGCCGGCGCCACATCTACTGCAACGCCCACATGCAGACCAAGGACATCCGCAAGCACTGCGGGATAGACTCCGGCTCCGAGGAACTCTTAAGGGCGGCCATCAGCAAGTTCGGTTTTTCGGCCCGGGCCTACGACCGGATACTTAAGGTCTCGCGCACCATCGCCGACCTGGACGGGGCGGAGGACATCAACGCCACCCATATCTCCGAGGCCATCCAGTACCGGAGCCTGGATAGAAACGTATGGGGACAGTAACGAAGGTTCGCAATGAAGCAACGGCAGTAAATGTGGTAAAGGATGTAAAAGTTGTAAAGGTTGGAAAAGTTAGAAAAAACCAAACAAAGCCAATATACATAAAGGACAAAATGAAAAAATACTTATTGCCGCTTATTCTAGTGATCGCATCACTGAGCCTGGTTTCCTGCGGGGGCAAAAAAGCGATGGTGAAAAAAATGGAGGCCGACGACTACTACGCCCGGGGCCAGCAGTTCTTCCAGAACAAAAAATACGTGGACGCCATGGATGATTTCAAGGCCGTGGTCTTCAACTACTCCGGCAGCAAGCTGGCTCTGGACGCCAACTACTTCCTGGCCGAGTGTTATCTAAGGACCCGCGACTATCCCGGAGCCATCGCCGAGTTTCAGCAGATCCTGAACACCTACTCGCCCTGCCGCTACGACGACGAGGCCCGGTTCAAGGTAGCCCTGTGCTATTACAAGGATTCGCCGGGCTACGCCCTGGACCAGAGCGAGACCACGGTCAAGGCCGGACAGTCACTGAACCTCTATTTCACCTACCTGGCCGACACCACCTGGGCCCCGGAAGCCCGCCAGCTTAAGGGCAACATCGAGGACAAGCTGGCCCACAAGGAGTTCGACGCCGGGCGGATATATTTTAAAATGAAGCGTTACGCTCCGGCCAAATTATACCTGGAAAACCTGATGACCCAGTATCCCCAGACCCGCTGGGCCCAGGAGGCCAAAAAACTGTTGGGCCAGATCCCGGCTGCGGTAAAAGCCCAGCCTGCCTTGCCGGACAGCACCCCGGCCGCCGCCGACAGCAGCCAAGGCAAGTAGCGGAGGAACCATCTAAGGAAGCCATGCCATTCTTGCAGTGTTTTCTAACCCTCGGGACACACCGAAACTATAAGGAAACCATGAAGGACAGGAAAATATTTTGTTATTGACAGGGTCAAGTAATATATTTTATGGGAATTCATGACAATAGGAATCCTGGTTGATTCCTGCGATTCCTGGTTTCCTTATAAATGTAATTCCATGCAATTTTCGATGAAAACCAAATGCCAACACCCAAGCGCATAGGAATATTCGGCGGGACATTTGATCCCATCCACCTTGGCCACCTGATCGTGGCCCGGCAGGCGGCGGAAAAGCTGGGATTGGACCAGGTGGTCTTCATCCCGGCCGGACAGCCTCCCCACAAGGGCGGGGAGAAACTGTCCCCGGCCAGAGACCGCCTTGAGATGGTGCGCCTGGCGGTCAGGGGCGATGGTCTGTTCCGGGTCTCGGATATAGAAATTATGTCAAAGAACGCATCCTACACCGTAAACACCTTAAAAGCCTTGAAGTCAAAGTACAAGACGGCCGGGCTTTTTTTGCTTTTGGGGATGGACCAGGCGGTCCTGCTTTCCACCTGGAAGGAACCGCAGGAACTTTTTGACCTGGCTACGGTCTGCGTGCTGAGCCGCCCCGGTTATTCCCGGAACGAAGTGGAGCCCCGCTGGAGGAAGATGCTCCGGTTCCTGCCGGTCAGCCTGATCGACATCAGCGCCACCGTCATCCGGGACAGGGTCCGCCGCTCCCAGCCCATCCGTAATCTGGTGCCGGAATCTGCGGCCCGCTACATCAATAACAAAAAACTATACCAGTGACCATGACCGACCAAGCCACATCAACCGGGACAGCAACCGTTTCCATCTGGCAGCGGCTGGTTGCCACTTTGGATTTCTCCAAACAGAAGCCCCAACTAAAGCCTGGAGCCGAGGAGGCCTGCTTTGCCGACCGCCAGGGCCAGGAATATTTTGTGGTCAAGGCCCCGGAGGGCAGCGGCTACATCAAGCTGGGGCTCAAAGACTACTTTCTTTACTCATCCTTCACCGGCCGGAAGACCATCCAGGAAATCCTGGTGGACTATTTCCGGAAATTCGGGTCGCTGGCCTTCTCCCGCATCGGCACGCTTTACCAGGAGCTTTTTGCCGGAGGGTTCCTGGTCCAAAAACCTTCCAATTATTACAAGAACCTGGCCCAGAGGATCAGACACCAGAAGCCGGTGGTCAAAATACTGGATCTGATAAAGAACCTTCCCCAGCGGCAATGGCCCATCCCCAACTTTGACAATCTGGCCGGGATGCTGTACCGGGGCGGTTTCAAATATTTCTTCTCCCTGCCGGTAAAAATAATCTCCGGACTGGTGATCCTGGCCGGCCTGGCCTCCTTTGCGGTACTGGTCAAAGGCGGCCAGTACAGCGTACTAAAATCCTCGGGCTCCTATCTGACCGGACTGGTCATCCTGGTACTGCTGAACTACCTGGCGGTGATCACCCACGAGATGTCCCACGCCCTGGCCTGCAAGCATTACAAGCGGAAGGTCAACAGCGGGGGGACCATCCTGTATCTGGGGTTCCCGGCCTTTTATGTGGACACCACCGACGCCTGGCTGCTGCCCAAGGACCAGAGGCTGTTCATCTCCCTGGTGGGGCCATATACACAGGCCTTCCTGGCCGGAGCGGCTTCCCTGGCGGCCGTGCTGATGCCTGGATCATTTTTGAACCCCCTGCTTTACAAATTCGCCTTTCTTTCCTTCGTCTCGGTCTTCGCCAACTTCAACCCCAGCCTGGAACTTGACGGCTACTACATGCTGGTGGACTGGCTGGAACTGCCCGGGCTTAAGACCAAGGCCGCCCAGTTCATCAAAAGCGGCCTCAAGGCCAAGCTCAAAGCCAAAGAGCCTTTTACCCGGGAGGAAAAGATCTACGCCGGCTTCAAGCTGTGGAGTTATGCCTGGTCGGCTTTCGCCTTGGGCATCGCCCTGTATTTCTGGCGGCTGCAGGCCGCCCGGATGTGGCACAAGTTCCTGGCCGGCACCACCAACCAGGCCCGGTGGTGGCTGGTGGGGATACTGGCGCTAGCCCTGATCGGCTTCGGGGTGGCCCTGCGTAAGAAGCTGCAGATACTGGCGGCCGCCATCTGGCAGGACCTTTTAAAACTGGTGCGCCAGAAACCGCTGCTGGCTTCCCTGAGCCTGCTGGCCTTCTTTGGGGCGGCGGCCCTGATCATCGCCCTGTTGCCGAACTGGGCCAGGGTCCTGCTGATGCTGCCTTTCGGGGCCATGTCCCTGCTGGTGTTCTTGCGGGTCCACTCCTATTACCGGGGGTCCCACCTTTCCCTGGTCTTCTGGTGCCTGCTGCTGGCTTC harbors:
- a CDS encoding YifB family Mg chelatase-like AAA ATPase, whose translation is HNILMIGPPGSGKTMLARRFPTILPKMSLDEALETTKIHSVAGLMPPHTALVATRPFRSPHHTISDAGLIGGGAHPRPGEVSLAHHGVLFLDELPEFNKNVLEVMRQPLEDGKVTISRAAMSLTFPASFMLAAAMNPCPCGYYTDSSHQCSCNPQSIQKYLSRVSGPLLDRIDIHIEVPALKYQELSQKEPGEPSAVIQKRVDTARQMQLERYQGRRHIYCNAHMQTKDIRKHCGIDSGSEELLRAAISKFGFSARAYDRILKVSRTIADLDGAEDINATHISEAIQYRSLDRNVWGQ
- the bamD gene encoding outer membrane protein assembly factor BamD, with product MKKYLLPLILVIASLSLVSCGGKKAMVKKMEADDYYARGQQFFQNKKYVDAMDDFKAVVFNYSGSKLALDANYFLAECYLRTRDYPGAIAEFQQILNTYSPCRYDDEARFKVALCYYKDSPGYALDQSETTVKAGQSLNLYFTYLADTTWAPEARQLKGNIEDKLAHKEFDAGRIYFKMKRYAPAKLYLENLMTQYPQTRWAQEAKKLLGQIPAAVKAQPALPDSTPAAADSSQGK
- the nadD gene encoding nicotinate-nucleotide adenylyltransferase, whose product is MPTPKRIGIFGGTFDPIHLGHLIVARQAAEKLGLDQVVFIPAGQPPHKGGEKLSPARDRLEMVRLAVRGDGLFRVSDIEIMSKNASYTVNTLKALKSKYKTAGLFLLLGMDQAVLLSTWKEPQELFDLATVCVLSRPGYSRNEVEPRWRKMLRFLPVSLIDISATVIRDRVRRSQPIRNLVPESAARYINNKKLYQ